One Acidiferrobacteraceae bacterium genomic window carries:
- a CDS encoding YajQ family cyclic di-GMP-binding protein produces MPSFDVVSRIDRHELTNALDQANREVGNRYDFKGSEAKFVENDDSLNLDAASEFQLQQMLDILYGKVSKRGIDLTALDAGEPQISGKRATQKVALRQGIDKDLGKKITKLVKDSKLKVQASIQGEQVRVTGKKRDDLQEVITMLKGANLGIPLQFENFRD; encoded by the coding sequence ATGCCCTCTTTTGACGTGGTCTCGCGCATCGACCGACATGAATTGACCAATGCCCTGGACCAGGCCAACCGTGAGGTGGGGAACCGATACGACTTCAAGGGCTCCGAAGCGAAGTTCGTCGAAAATGACGATTCCCTGAACCTGGACGCAGCCTCCGAGTTCCAGCTGCAACAGATGCTCGACATCCTCTACGGCAAGGTTTCGAAGCGGGGAATCGACCTCACGGCTCTGGATGCGGGCGAGCCCCAGATAAGCGGCAAACGGGCGACGCAAAAGGTCGCCCTGCGCCAGGGTATCGACAAGGACCTCGGCAAGAAGATCACCAAGCTGGTCAAGGATTCCAAACTGAAGGTGCAGGCCTCCATCCAGGGGGAACAGGTTCGGGTGACAGGCAAGAAACGGGATGACCTGCAGGAGGTCATCACCATGCTCAAGGGCGCGAACCTCGGCATCCCCTTGCAGTTTGAGAACTTCCGCGACTGA
- a CDS encoding DegQ family serine endoprotease, translating into MPIDRRSFRIGMLTSALVLLGVFIGVAFTIRADLVTPANSDTQATAAMQSPVSDGHAPNFPAVVKRVMPAVVNISTTRVVTGGSQISPLMQDPFFRHFFGDQFPQGQQKHRESALGSGVIVDSNGYIITNNHVVAKADEIKVLLGDGRKFKGKVVGTDPKTDIAVVKIKADNLPTVPWGDSDKIEVGGYVLAIGNPFGLNQTVTMGIISAKGRANVGIADYEDFIQTDAAINPGNSGGALVNARGQLIGINTAIFSRSGGYMGIGFAVPSDMARSVMDSLIKNGKVIRGWLGVSIQGVTPELAKQFGVPKAEGALVSEVMDGTPAAKAGVKSGDVIVKFDGKDIDNPTTLRNVVAATKVGKTVKIRVIRNHKTRTLNARIVEQPKNLAKGPQDESTGGGGEGTALAGVEIRSLTPQIANQLGIPSTTAGVVVTQVDVGTPAEEAGLHAGDVILEINQARVTSVEEFKRQARRLGKHGSAVLLINRRGSQLFLSISP; encoded by the coding sequence ATGCCCATAGATCGCCGTTCGTTCAGAATCGGAATGCTGACCAGTGCACTTGTACTGCTCGGTGTATTCATCGGAGTTGCATTTACCATTCGGGCCGACCTTGTCACGCCGGCCAACAGCGATACGCAGGCCACTGCGGCGATGCAGTCACCCGTATCCGACGGACATGCGCCCAACTTCCCGGCAGTCGTCAAGCGCGTTATGCCCGCGGTCGTGAATATATCCACCACCCGTGTCGTGACCGGGGGCTCGCAGATATCTCCCCTGATGCAGGATCCGTTCTTCCGCCACTTCTTTGGCGATCAATTCCCCCAGGGACAGCAAAAACATCGTGAAAGCGCGTTGGGCTCCGGCGTCATCGTGGATTCGAACGGTTACATCATCACCAACAATCACGTGGTTGCGAAGGCCGATGAGATCAAGGTTCTGCTGGGCGACGGCCGCAAGTTCAAAGGCAAGGTCGTTGGTACCGATCCCAAGACCGACATCGCCGTAGTGAAGATCAAGGCCGACAATCTTCCCACGGTACCGTGGGGCGATTCGGACAAGATCGAGGTTGGCGGCTATGTGCTGGCCATCGGCAACCCGTTCGGACTCAATCAGACCGTGACCATGGGCATCATCAGTGCCAAGGGACGCGCGAATGTCGGAATCGCCGACTACGAGGACTTCATCCAGACTGACGCCGCCATCAATCCGGGTAACTCCGGTGGCGCCCTGGTCAATGCACGCGGCCAGCTCATCGGCATCAACACCGCAATTTTTTCCCGGTCCGGCGGATACATGGGTATCGGCTTCGCTGTGCCGAGCGACATGGCGCGCAGCGTCATGGACAGCCTGATCAAGAATGGAAAGGTCATTCGTGGTTGGCTGGGTGTATCCATTCAGGGAGTTACCCCGGAACTTGCGAAACAGTTCGGCGTGCCCAAGGCTGAGGGGGCCCTGGTCAGCGAGGTCATGGACGGTACGCCGGCGGCGAAGGCGGGAGTAAAGAGCGGGGACGTCATCGTCAAGTTTGATGGCAAGGATATCGACAACCCCACGACTCTTCGCAATGTCGTTGCTGCCACGAAAGTCGGGAAGACGGTGAAGATCAGGGTCATTCGCAATCACAAGACGCGAACGCTCAATGCCAGGATCGTGGAGCAGCCGAAGAATCTGGCCAAGGGTCCACAGGACGAATCCACCGGCGGTGGTGGCGAGGGGACCGCTCTGGCGGGCGTGGAGATCCGCAGCCTGACTCCGCAGATCGCCAACCAGCTAGGGATACCGTCTACGACCGCGGGTGTGGTCGTGACGCAGGTGGACGTAGGTACACCGGCCGAAGAAGCTGGCCTGCACGCGGGCGACGTCATCCTGGAAATCAACCAGGCGCGGGTTACGTCCGTCGAAGAATTCAAGCGACAGGCGCGCAGGCTCGGCAAGCACGGTTCTGCCGTTCTGCTGATCAACCGGCGCGGCAGTCAGCTGTTCCTTTCCATATCGCCCTGA
- a CDS encoding YqcC family protein, protein MDRNTEEIIELLRQMEQELRRLQLWEDEAPADEDLASTLPFAHDRLEFHQWLQWILLPRMRQLCRDSGPLPTSSGIAPMAEVQLAPWGADAGTLLGLLRELDRRLEPSA, encoded by the coding sequence ATGGATCGCAACACCGAAGAAATTATTGAACTGCTCCGGCAAATGGAGCAGGAGCTTCGCCGCCTGCAACTCTGGGAGGACGAAGCGCCGGCCGACGAGGATCTCGCAAGTACCCTGCCCTTCGCCCACGATCGCCTGGAATTCCACCAGTGGCTGCAGTGGATTCTGCTGCCGCGAATGCGTCAGCTGTGCCGCGACTCTGGGCCCCTGCCCACATCCAGCGGCATTGCGCCTATGGCCGAAGTGCAACTTGCACCCTGGGGCGCCGATGCCGGAACCCTGTTGGGCCTGCTGAGAGAACTCGATCGCCGCCTGGAGCCATCGGCTTGA
- a CDS encoding DUF2788 domain-containing protein produces METFDSWSLHLGIGGLILYMIFIIYRLGKESGAGRFGYFVLFFSLGLGFVGYLAKTILVEFLHI; encoded by the coding sequence ATGGAAACCTTCGACTCCTGGTCCCTGCACCTTGGGATCGGCGGCCTGATTCTGTACATGATTTTCATCATCTACCGCCTGGGCAAGGAGTCCGGGGCCGGCCGCTTCGGGTACTTCGTCCTGTTCTTCTCCCTGGGACTGGGCTTCGTCGGCTATCTGGCAAAGACGATCCTGGTCGAGTTTCTGCACATCTGA
- a CDS encoding DUF1178 family protein has protein sequence MVIYDLVCAEGHRFEGWFGQAADFGSQKADGLLSCPHCGSSEISKLPTASRIRTQRHSKPAEVSAETALERLQRLVTEQFEDVGDRFPEEARRIHYGEAEARDIRGTATAEEARELLEEGVSVLPFQTDPKKFN, from the coding sequence ATGGTGATTTACGATCTGGTTTGCGCCGAGGGGCACCGATTTGAAGGCTGGTTCGGGCAGGCGGCCGACTTTGGCTCGCAGAAGGCCGATGGTCTCCTGAGCTGCCCTCACTGCGGTTCCAGCGAAATCAGCAAGCTCCCCACGGCCAGCCGCATTCGCACGCAACGCCACAGCAAACCCGCGGAAGTGTCCGCGGAGACGGCGCTGGAGCGCCTTCAGCGTCTGGTCACCGAACAGTTTGAGGACGTGGGCGACCGGTTTCCCGAGGAGGCCCGCCGGATTCACTACGGTGAGGCCGAGGCGCGGGATATCCGCGGAACGGCCACGGCCGAGGAAGCCCGGGAACTGCTGGAAGAAGGTGTTTCCGTCCTCCCGTTCCAAACCGATCCCAAGAAATTCAACTAG
- a CDS encoding alpha/beta hydrolase, which yields MEITRTLERPGKDPLGYRLWRNSGARDVLVMIHGAASNLTRWSEFVSHSSLKESWNLLRMDLRGHGSSMSRRGIRIESWCEDLRAILDAEEFDRVVIIGHSLGAHVALYFRDTFPERVRAMILIDPVIPQNLSGKLRLARNLRWFLQLIVYGIRLLNALGLRRRSFPPRDLRELDEHTRKILAGDSGTDIADLYTKPSIDMAYLPVANYIQDMIEVTRKLPSLEHIDIPVLVLLSAGATVSDPERNLAVIRRIPGVEIQSINANHWLMTERPEEARKAIDGWCLKQRSKG from the coding sequence GTGGAGATCACACGCACCCTCGAGCGTCCCGGCAAAGACCCGCTTGGGTACCGGCTGTGGCGCAACTCCGGCGCGCGTGATGTGCTGGTGATGATTCATGGGGCAGCGAGCAATCTTACGCGCTGGTCCGAATTCGTCAGCCATAGCTCACTGAAGGAGTCGTGGAACCTGTTGCGCATGGATCTGCGCGGCCACGGCAGTTCCATGTCCCGCCGGGGCATTCGAATCGAATCCTGGTGCGAAGACCTGAGGGCGATCCTCGACGCTGAAGAGTTTGACCGCGTCGTGATCATCGGACACAGCCTGGGCGCGCACGTCGCACTCTATTTCCGCGACACGTTTCCGGAACGCGTGCGGGCGATGATCCTGATCGACCCGGTGATACCGCAGAATCTCAGCGGCAAGCTCCGCCTTGCGCGAAATCTGCGCTGGTTCCTGCAACTGATCGTCTATGGCATCCGTTTGCTGAATGCCCTGGGTCTTCGTCGGCGTTCCTTTCCGCCACGCGATCTGCGGGAACTGGATGAGCACACGCGGAAGATACTCGCGGGGGACTCCGGGACCGACATCGCCGATCTTTATACCAAACCGAGTATCGACATGGCCTACCTCCCGGTCGCTAACTACATCCAGGACATGATCGAGGTCACACGCAAATTGCCATCACTGGAACACATCGATATCCCCGTGCTGGTGCTGCTGTCCGCCGGTGCGACCGTAAGCGATCCGGAACGCAATCTCGCCGTGATCCGGCGCATCCCGGGAGTTGAGATCCAGAGTATCAACGCCAACCACTGGCTGATGACGGAACGCCCGGAAGAGGCGCGCAAGGCGATCGACGGGTGGTGCCTGAAACAGCGGAGTAAGGGCTAG
- a CDS encoding AI-2E family transporter, which yields MIKLLQEFYRRHFSDPQALLLALLIIGGFAVVIVTGAMLLPVFAAIVVAYLLDDVVDILERYHISRSRSVWLVFLVFLAALLFIIFGLIPLLSIQISHLVGELPNMLSRGQDALAALPQKYSFISEEQLVDIMTAVRRQIGAFGQSALSFSVARIPGVITSIVYLILMPLLVLFFLKDKARILDWLRQYLPDDRRLMHGVWVEMDRQIGNYVRGKFWEVLIVGVATAAVFVVMGMNYAILLGVLVGLSVLIPYIGAVVVTIPVVIIAYFQWDWTAPFFYLILAYSIVQALDGVVLVPLLFSEVVNLHPIAIIVAVLFFGGLWGFWGVFFSIPLASFVQVLLTSWPRVDDSQHPAEEGT from the coding sequence ATGATCAAGCTGCTGCAAGAGTTCTACCGTCGGCATTTTTCCGATCCCCAGGCCTTGTTGCTTGCCCTGCTGATCATTGGCGGGTTCGCCGTGGTCATCGTGACCGGAGCCATGTTGCTGCCGGTGTTCGCAGCCATCGTTGTGGCCTACCTGCTTGATGACGTGGTCGATATTCTGGAGCGCTATCACATATCGCGTTCGCGCTCGGTATGGCTGGTGTTCCTTGTCTTTCTCGCCGCGCTGTTGTTCATCATCTTTGGCCTGATCCCGCTGCTGTCAATTCAGATCAGCCATCTCGTGGGCGAACTGCCGAACATGCTGTCGCGCGGACAGGACGCCCTTGCCGCCCTGCCACAGAAATATTCGTTTATCTCCGAGGAACAGCTGGTTGATATCATGACGGCTGTTCGCAGACAGATTGGTGCATTCGGACAGAGCGCCCTGTCATTCTCGGTAGCCCGGATTCCCGGGGTCATTACCAGCATCGTTTACCTTATCCTGATGCCCCTGTTGGTGCTTTTCTTTCTCAAGGACAAGGCGCGGATTCTTGATTGGCTGCGACAGTATCTGCCGGACGACCGTCGGCTCATGCACGGGGTCTGGGTGGAGATGGATCGGCAGATAGGCAACTATGTGCGCGGCAAGTTCTGGGAAGTCCTGATCGTGGGTGTGGCCACGGCGGCAGTCTTCGTGGTCATGGGGATGAACTACGCCATCCTCCTGGGTGTACTCGTCGGCCTGTCGGTGCTGATTCCGTACATCGGTGCGGTGGTGGTCACCATCCCGGTTGTGATCATCGCCTACTTTCAATGGGACTGGACGGCACCGTTTTTCTATCTAATCCTTGCCTATTCAATCGTTCAGGCCCTGGACGGGGTGGTTCTGGTTCCCTTGCTTTTTTCCGAAGTGGTGAACCTGCATCCCATCGCGATTATCGTCGCGGTGCTCTTCTTCGGCGGACTTTGGGGATTCTGGGGTGTGTTCTTCTCGATTCCGCTGGCGAGTTTCGTGCAGGTGTTGCTCACTTCCTGGCCCCGGGTTGATGATTCCCAACACCCGGCCGAGGAAGGGACCTAG
- a CDS encoding DUF1614 domain-containing protein: MRSPYSPSQLFLFVVVLIGLLVVVQVGAITIAFDKLGLSSNSAFLLLFASLFGSAINLPLFLIDSHGAHPETVPKLPWGMLRPPRRTYEGKTLVAVNVGGAIIPLVFSIYLLVVSDVGVLEALAGIAVVTAVSRFASRPISGFGIGMPIFIAPLTAALVALLINAGESAPLAYISGTLGVLIGADILRLGDIRRLGTPFASVGGAGTFDGIFITGILAVLLA; this comes from the coding sequence ATGCGCTCTCCGTATTCGCCGTCGCAGCTATTCCTGTTCGTCGTTGTTCTGATCGGCTTGCTCGTGGTTGTACAGGTTGGCGCAATTACCATTGCGTTCGACAAGTTGGGCCTGTCGTCGAATTCCGCGTTCCTTCTGCTGTTCGCTTCCCTGTTCGGCAGCGCCATCAATTTGCCCCTTTTCCTGATTGATTCCCATGGAGCGCACCCGGAAACGGTGCCCAAGCTACCGTGGGGCATGCTTCGCCCGCCACGCCGCACATACGAAGGCAAGACCCTGGTTGCGGTCAATGTCGGTGGGGCCATCATTCCGCTGGTCTTTTCCATTTATCTCCTGGTCGTGAGTGATGTCGGCGTACTCGAGGCGCTCGCGGGTATTGCCGTGGTCACGGCGGTAAGCCGTTTCGCCAGCCGACCGATCAGCGGCTTCGGGATCGGCATGCCGATCTTTATCGCACCACTGACCGCGGCCCTGGTGGCGTTGTTGATCAATGCCGGCGAAAGCGCGCCTCTGGCCTATATCTCGGGAACCCTTGGCGTGCTCATCGGAGCCGATATCCTTCGCCTGGGCGACATCCGGCGTCTCGGAACCCCATTTGCTTCGGTGGGCGGGGCGGGAACGTTTGACGGAATCTTCATAACGGGTATCCTCGCCGTATTGCTGGCCTAG
- a CDS encoding insulinase family protein: protein MTRIHSKTTAESGKTAVATTPAVHPSFEFIRAVPIDSLRLTVEEYRHRKTGARYFHLASSNPENVFLVALRTVPMDSTGVAHILEHTALCGSEHYPVRDPFFMMIRRSLNTFMNAFTSSDWTAYPFSSQNSKDFNNLMDVYLDAVFFSRLHELDFAQEGHRLEFETPDDPNTDLVYKGVVFNEMKGSMSSPVNTLWHTLSHHLYPTTTYHYNSGGEPADIPTLSYEELKAFYATHYHPSNAVFMTYGNIPAVEHQARFEEKALARFDRLDSHIEVGDERRYTQPVVVEDRYALDEPQGQEDKTHIVVGWLLGKSADARKLMEAHLLSSVLLDNGASPLRHALETTDLGAAPSPLSGLEDSNREMAFVCGLEGSRVENAQAVEELVLDVLGQVAEQGVPQDRVEAVLHQLELGQREIRGDHYPYGLQLILEGLSPVVHGGDPVALLNLDPVLEDLRQAIQDPEFIKGLARELLLENPHRVRLTLRPDSGLAAERDRAERDRLAAIKDNLDAKEKQHIVEQAAALAARQEQEDDPEVLPKVTLDDVPKDFPIPEGERSEIGGAPATFYTQGTNGLVYEQVVIDLPQLDDDLVPLLPHFTHCLTELGSGGRDYMETQAHMDAVTGGVHASASVRGAIDDVQRTRSTFVLSGKALARNHEGLSEFMHETLETVRWDELDRMREILAQDRAHAEQSVTGNGHGLAMGAAASRMSPAAALNHRWRGLAGIQALKSLDDRLSDRGALEKLAGDFQRIHEILLRAGRQFLIVGEEERRSDFAAGLGAHWRAASGGLQAFSPAPIRETVREMWVTSTQVNFCAKAYPTVPIEHEDAAPLAVLGGFLRNGFLHRVIREQGGAYGGGAGHDPDNAVFRFFSYRDPRLAETLADFDRSLDWLQSNGHDGRQLEEAILGVIGSIDKPGSPAGEAKKAFHSSLHGRTSDQRRRFRSRILGVSLDDLRRVGAQYLRPEVASVAVVTSGAASDQATDLGLETLKL, encoded by the coding sequence ATGACGCGTATCCACAGCAAGACCACCGCCGAATCGGGAAAGACCGCCGTAGCGACCACTCCCGCTGTTCATCCCTCGTTCGAATTCATTCGAGCGGTTCCGATTGATTCCCTCAGGCTGACGGTGGAGGAATATCGTCACCGCAAGACAGGTGCCCGGTATTTTCATCTTGCAAGCAGCAATCCGGAAAATGTCTTTCTGGTCGCCCTGCGCACCGTCCCCATGGATTCTACCGGTGTCGCCCACATCCTGGAGCATACCGCCCTGTGTGGCAGTGAACACTATCCGGTGCGCGATCCCTTTTTCATGATGATTCGGCGTTCGCTGAATACCTTCATGAATGCATTTACAAGCAGCGACTGGACCGCGTATCCGTTCTCGAGCCAGAACTCCAAAGACTTTAACAACCTGATGGATGTATATCTGGACGCAGTCTTCTTTTCGCGTCTGCACGAACTGGATTTCGCCCAAGAGGGTCATCGCCTCGAGTTTGAGACCCCGGACGATCCGAATACCGATCTGGTTTACAAGGGCGTCGTCTTCAACGAGATGAAGGGCTCCATGAGTTCGCCCGTGAACACGCTGTGGCATACCCTGAGCCATCATCTCTATCCCACGACCACCTATCACTACAACAGTGGCGGCGAGCCTGCGGACATTCCGACCCTCAGCTATGAGGAGCTGAAGGCGTTCTATGCCACGCATTATCATCCGTCGAATGCGGTGTTCATGACATATGGCAACATCCCCGCGGTGGAACATCAGGCGCGCTTCGAGGAGAAAGCCCTGGCCCGTTTCGACCGTCTCGATAGTCATATCGAAGTCGGGGACGAACGGCGTTATACACAGCCGGTCGTGGTTGAGGATCGCTACGCACTGGACGAACCGCAGGGGCAGGAAGACAAGACCCATATCGTCGTCGGCTGGCTACTGGGGAAGAGTGCGGACGCGCGCAAGCTCATGGAGGCCCATCTGCTGTCGAGTGTCCTGCTGGACAATGGTGCGTCACCCCTGCGCCACGCGCTTGAAACCACGGACCTGGGCGCGGCCCCGTCGCCCCTGTCTGGATTGGAGGACTCGAATCGCGAGATGGCGTTCGTCTGCGGCCTCGAGGGCAGTCGGGTGGAAAATGCCCAGGCGGTGGAGGAACTGGTGCTGGATGTGCTGGGCCAGGTGGCGGAGCAAGGGGTTCCGCAGGATCGGGTGGAAGCCGTATTGCACCAGTTGGAACTCGGCCAGCGTGAAATCCGCGGAGATCATTATCCCTATGGGTTGCAGCTGATTCTGGAAGGCTTGTCGCCCGTGGTCCATGGTGGAGATCCGGTGGCGCTGTTGAATCTCGATCCTGTGCTCGAGGACCTGCGCCAGGCGATTCAGGACCCGGAATTCATCAAGGGTCTGGCAAGGGAACTGTTGCTGGAGAATCCGCACCGGGTTCGCCTGACCCTGCGACCGGATAGCGGATTGGCCGCCGAGCGCGATCGGGCGGAGCGGGATCGGCTGGCAGCGATCAAGGACAATCTTGATGCAAAGGAAAAACAGCACATCGTGGAGCAGGCCGCGGCTCTGGCCGCGCGGCAGGAGCAGGAAGACGATCCGGAAGTTCTCCCGAAGGTCACATTGGACGATGTGCCCAAGGACTTTCCGATTCCTGAAGGGGAGAGGTCGGAAATCGGCGGTGCCCCCGCGACATTCTATACCCAGGGAACCAATGGTCTGGTCTATGAACAGGTTGTGATTGATCTGCCGCAACTGGACGATGATCTCGTCCCCCTGTTGCCGCACTTCACTCACTGTCTGACCGAACTCGGAAGCGGCGGCCGTGACTATATGGAAACCCAGGCGCATATGGATGCGGTTACGGGAGGCGTGCATGCTTCGGCCAGTGTTCGTGGCGCGATCGACGACGTCCAGCGAACACGCAGTACCTTTGTCCTGTCCGGCAAGGCCCTGGCGCGAAATCATGAAGGGCTCAGTGAGTTCATGCACGAGACCCTGGAGACCGTGCGTTGGGATGAGCTGGATCGTATGCGCGAAATCCTGGCGCAGGATCGTGCTCATGCGGAGCAGAGTGTCACCGGCAACGGCCATGGCCTGGCCATGGGTGCCGCAGCCAGCAGGATGAGCCCGGCCGCCGCACTGAACCATCGCTGGCGCGGTTTGGCTGGTATCCAGGCACTGAAGTCCCTGGACGACCGACTTTCCGACCGCGGCGCACTGGAAAAACTTGCCGGCGATTTTCAGCGCATCCATGAAATTCTCTTGCGGGCGGGTCGACAATTCCTGATCGTGGGCGAGGAAGAGCGTCGATCCGATTTCGCCGCCGGGCTCGGCGCCCACTGGCGCGCCGCCAGTGGCGGACTGCAGGCGTTCTCCCCTGCACCGATACGCGAAACCGTCCGGGAAATGTGGGTCACCAGCACCCAGGTGAATTTCTGCGCCAAGGCCTACCCGACCGTGCCCATCGAGCACGAGGATGCCGCCCCGTTGGCGGTGCTGGGCGGTTTCCTGCGCAATGGTTTTCTGCACCGCGTTATTCGCGAACAGGGGGGTGCCTATGGTGGCGGCGCCGGACACGACCCGGACAATGCCGTGTTTCGATTCTTCTCCTATCGCGACCCACGTCTCGCGGAAACCCTGGCGGATTTCGACCGATCCCTGGACTGGCTTCAGAGCAACGGTCACGACGGACGCCAGCTGGAAGAGGCCATACTCGGCGTGATCGGTTCCATTGACAAACCGGGATCGCCGGCGGGCGAGGCGAAAAAGGCCTTTCATAGTAGCCTGCACGGGCGCACGTCGGACCAGCGGCGCCGCTTCCGCAGCCGCATTCTGGGCGTGAGCCTCGATGATCTTCGCAGGGTAGGGGCTCAGTATCTTCGTCCCGAGGTCGCCAGTGTCGCCGTAGTCACCAGCGGCGCCGCTTCCGATCAGGCCACGGACCTCGGCCTCGAGACACTGAAGCTCTGA